The Campylobacter sp. CN_NE2 region TCTCATGTTATAAATTATGAAGCTCCGCAAGGAATCGAAATTTCAGTTGAGAAAAATATCATCACAATCAAAGGCTCAGACAAACAACAAGTAGGTCAAGTAGCTGCTGAGGTTAGAGGTTTTAGACCGCCTGAACCATACAAAGGTAAAGGTGTTAAATATGTCGAAGAACGCATTATCCGCAAAGCCGGTAAAACATCTAAGAAATAAGGGTTAAGACAATGACAGCAAATGTATTAAAAAGAAAACTTTCTTTAAGAATCAAAAGAAAAAGAAGAATTAGAGCAAACATTTCAGGTTGCCCTGCTTGCCCAAGAATTTCTATTTTCAAATCAAACAGAACAATCTATGTTCAAGCGATTGATGATGTTAATGGTAGCACAATCTGTGCAAGTAGCGGAAAATCTTTAAATTTGAAGGCAAATAAAGCAGGTGCGACTGAACTTGCGAAAGATTTTGCGGCAAAATTAAAAGATAAAAAAATCGAACAAGGTGTTTTTGACAGAAACGGCTATTTGTATCACGGCGTAATCGCAGCTTTTGCTGATGCGCTAAGAGAAAACGGAATTAAACTATAACCCAAAGGAAATGATGATGGAAAAATATAACAGAGAAGAATTCGAAGAAGTAATCGTCAATATCGGCAGGGTTACAAAAGTCGTAAAGGGCGGTAGAAGATTTAGATTTACAGCTCTTGTTGTTGTCGGAAATAGAAACGGACTAGTAGGATACGGATTTGGTAAATCAAAAGAAGTTCCTGATGCTATCAAAAAAGCCGTAGATGATGCTTTTAAAAACATTATTGATGTTAAGTTAAAAGGTTCAACTATATCTCACGATATAGAGGTTAAATACAATGCAAGTAGAATTTTACTAAAACCGGCTAGCGAAGGTACCGGCGTTATCGCAGGTGGTTCTGTTCGCCCTGTTTTAGAACTTGCAGGTATCAAAGATATTTTGACAAAATCACTTGGATCAAACAACTCATCAAATGTTGTAAGAGCTACAATGAAAGCTCTTAGTATGCTAAAAAATTAAAGGATAGATGATGGGACTTGAAAATTTACAAAAAGCCGCAGGTTCAACTAAAAAAACAAAAAGAATCGGTCGCGGTCAAGGAAGCGGTTGGGGCAAAACTGCTACAAAAGGTGGTAAAGGTCAAACTGCAAGAAAAGGTTATAACGAAAAAAGAGGTTTTGAAGGCGGACAACAACCGCTTCAAAGAAGACTACCAAAAGTAGGTTTTGCTTCTAAATTTGAAAAACCTTATGTTATAAATGTTGAGAAAATTTCAGCCGTTAAAGAGTTAAGCGAGATTACATTTGAGACTATCGCAAGTGTGCATAAATTCTCTAACAGCGTGAAAAAAATCAAACTAATAGGTGCAAGCGCAAAAGATCTTGCTTCAAAAATCAAAGATGAGAAAATAGTTACAAGCGGACAAAAATAATGAAAAATCCATTACTCAACAAGATACTCATTACATTGGGTTTTTTGCTTGCTTTTAGGCTACTGGCTTATGTTCCGGTGCCCGGAGTAGATGTTGAGGTCGTAAAGGAATTTTTTAAAAATAATAGCGATAATGCACTAGGCATGTTTAATATGTTCAGCGGTAAGGCCGCTGAACGACTGAGCGTTATTTCGCTCGGTATTATGCCTTACATTACCGCTTCTATTATTATGGAGCTTCTTGCGGCTACATTTCCGAATTTAGGCAAGTTAAAAAAAGAGCGAGACGGAATGCAAAAATATATGCAAATAATCCGTTATGCAACAATCGCAATCACAATAGTTCAATCAATTGGTGTTAGTATCGGTTTGCAAAGTCTAACAGGAAATAACGGCGCACCTGCCATTATGACTGAGAATTCAAACGAATTTATATTTATTTCGTGTGTTTCGATGTTAGCAGGAACTATGCTGCTTATGTGGATTGGCGAACAAATCACTCAAAGAGGTATCGGAAACGGAACAAGTTTAATCATTTTTGCAGGTATTGTTAGTGCTATTCCTGCTGCTATTGGCGGAACCGTAAATTTGGTAAATACAGGCGAAATGAATTTCTTGGTTTTATTCTTAATTTTATTAATCGTTCTAGCAACCGTCGGCATTATTATCTATGTCGAGCTTGGCGAGAGAAGAATTCCTATTTCGTATTCTAGAAAAGTGATTATGCAAAATCAAAATAAAAGAATAATGAACTATATCCCTATCAAGTTAAATTTAAGCGGTGTTATTCCGCCGATTTTCGCGAGTGCGGTTTTGATGTTTCCTAGCACGATTTTACAAGCTAGCACAAATCCGTATATCCAAAAAATCAACGACTTTTTAAGTCCGAGCGGATATTTTTTCAACTTTTTAACTTTTGTTTTGGTTGTATTTTTTGCATATTTTTACGCTTCGATTGCGTTTAACTCAAAAGATATTAGCGAAAATCTCAAAAAACAAGGCGGTTTTGTTCCTGGAATTCGCCCGGGAGAAGGAACGGCGACATATCTAAATGATATTGCAAGTCGTTTGACATTTTGGGGTTCTATTTATTTGGGTTTAGTAACCGTTATACCATGGCTATTAGTTAAATTTATGGGCGTTCCGTTTTATTTCGGCGGAACAAGCGTTTTGATTGTTGTATCTGTTGCGCTTGATACCATGAGAAGAATCGAAGCTCAAATTTACATGAATAAATATCAAACTTTAAGCGCGGTAGGCTTATAAAATGGCAATCACGCTAAAAAACGCAAAAGACATTGAGGGCTTACGGGCGGCGAATAAAATCGTCGCTGCCGCCCTTGATTACGCAGAAGAGTTTTTAAAACCGGGTATGACGCTTTTAGAAGTCGATAAAAAAATCGACGAATTTATCACTAGCAAGGGCGCATATCCTGCGTTTAAAGGACTTTACGGCTTTCCAAATGCTGCTTGTTTATCACTAAATGAAGTTATAATTCACGGAATTCCTGATAATACCACTTTAAAAGAAGGCGATATTTTAGGCGTTGATGTCGGAAGCAAACTAAACGGCTATTACGGCGATAGCGCACGAACCTTTCCTATCGGTAAAATTTCAAAAGAAGATGAAGATTTGATTGCGTGTAGTAAGGACGCTCTTTATCATGCGATTGATTTTATAAAGGTCGGTATGCACTTTAAAGAAGTTTGCTTCGAGCTTGAAAAATTTATAAAATCACGCGGTTTTGTGCCGCTAATTGGCTTTTGTGGTCATGGTATCGGAAAAAAACCGCACGAAGAGCCTGAAATTCCAAACTACTTAGAAGGTAATAACCCAAAAGCAGGTCCAAAAATCAAGAATGGTATGGTTTTTTGCATTGAGCCGATGATTTGCCAAAAAGACGGCACGGCAGTAATCGCAAAAGACAAATGGACAACAACGGCAAAAGACGGGCTTAGAACTAGCCATTATGAGCATTGTTTGGCGGTTGTGAATAATAAAGTCGAAATTTTAAGCAAAAGCTTGAAAGATTAAAAAAGGAGAGAATTTAATGGCAAAAGATGATGTCATTGAGATTGACGGAAATGTAATCGAGGCGTTGCCAAATGCGACATTTAAGGTCGAGCTTGATAATAAGCATGTGATTTTATGCCATATCGCGGGCAAAATGCGTATGCACTATATTAAAATTATGCCGGGCGATCGTGTCAAAGTCGAGCTTACGCCATATAGCCTAGATAAAGGTAGAATTACTTATCGCTATAAATAAATTTATCATTAAATTCAGCCTAGCTTTTTCGAGTGTTTGCAAATTTCTCCTTCGATAGGCAACAGCCTTATCTCAGTCGAAATTTGCTTCACAGCTCAAAAAATCGTCGGCATACGCAGTTTAAATTTAGCATTGAATTATTTTTCTAAATTTAGCAAGATTGTTGCATTAAATTTAATCAAATTAACTCTATATAATGTGGAATTATATCTTCATAAATGCCGTTTTTATTTAAAAAACCACCCTTAATCACGCCAAGTTTGGTAAATCCTAATTTTTCATAAAGTCTTAGTGCTACTTCGTTGTTTGCGACAACGGCGTTAAACTGCATAATGCGAAAACCAAGCTCTTTCGCCCTTAAAAGGCTATGGCGAACCAGAATCTCGCCCACGCCCTTACCCCGTGCATTTTTAGCCACAGCGTAACTTGCGTTTGCGATATGAGCGCACCTGCCGACATTATTTGGGTGCAAGATATAAAGTCCCAAAATTTCACCCTTTTTATCTGAATTTGCACCAGTTTCAACCGCAACTCCAACAAAACTTTGAGAAGAGAAAAACTTAAATCCACTAATTTCATCTAAAAGCTCAGTTTGCGGAAAGGCAACGCCATTTTCGACCACTTCGTTCCAAATTTGGATTATAAATTTAATGTCATCTTGTCTAAATTCACGCACTTTTATACTCATTTATTACCTTGTAAAATTTTGTTAATATTGATAAATTGTGAATTTTACAGAATTTAGGTTTAATTTGGTTTTAAAATTTTTTCTCGTAGGATAATCACAGCAAAAAAATATTATAATGCAAATTTAATTAAAATTTAGCAGGAGTAAAAGTGGGCATTAGCTACGAAAAATTTGAAGTTTCGGACACGAGTAGAGTTAAAAATAAAGAGTATTTAAAAAAAGTCATTTCAGCCACAAAGGCTGCCAAGCTAATTCCGCACGGAGCGTTGATTGGTTTTGGAGGCTTTGTGGGTGCCGGTGCCCCAATTGTAGTACCTATGGCATTAGCCCAAAGAGCAGAAAAACTTCACGCACAAGGCAAAGAATTTCAAATCAAAGCACTAACAGGAGCTTCAACTGATCCAAATTTAGACGGCGTTTTAGCAAGAGCTGGTGCCGTTAGTTTTAGAGCGCCTTTTAATACAGATAAAGATATGCGAATATCAGTAAATTCAAATAAAACTAAATATATGGATATTCATCTTTCAAGTCTAGCTCAGTATGCCGAATCTGGATTTTTTGGAGAAATGGATTTTGCTATTGTTGAGATTTCAGGTATCACAGAAGATGGGAAATTGGTGCCATCGACTTCGGTGGGTAATGCGCAAAATTGGCTAAATATTGCCAAAAAAGTTATTTTAGAAGTAAATATTTCTCAGCCATTGGAATTAGAAAAACTGCATGATGTCGCTGTTTTGGCTCGTTCGCCGTATCAAAAAGAAATACCTATCAATGAAGTAGGAGATCGCATAGGAACACCATATTTAACAGTCGATCCAGATAAAGTCGTAGCCGTAGTAGTAGCAAACACACCAGATCGTGTTAATAAATTTACTCCACTTGATGAAATTTCAATCGCAATCGGAGATAATGTCGTTAAATTTTTTGAACAAGAAGTAAAAGCCGGAAGGTTGCCAAAAGATACTCTCTTGCCTTTACAATCAGGTGTAGGAAATATTCCAAACGCCGTTTTAGCCGCATTAAAAAAAGCATCTTATAAAGAGTTAAATTTTTATACCGAAGTTATCCAAGATGGACTTTTAGAGCTTATAAAAGAAGGTATCGCAGGTACCGTCAGCTCAGCTTCATTATATCTTAGTTTTGAAGCTACGCAAGACTTCCGCGAAAACATCAACTTCTACTCCAAACACATAGTCCTTCGCCCACAAGAACTTTCAAACAACCCGGAAGTCATAAGAAGACTTGGCGTAATAGCAATGAACGGAATGCTAGAAGCCGACATTTACGGAAATGTAAATTCGACAAATGTTATGGGAACACAGATGATGAACGGCATAGGCGGAAGCGGTGATTTTGCAAGAAATGGTTATATTTCTATATTCCTTACGCCATCAACTGCAAAAGGTGGAGCAATAAGCTCAATCGTTCCTTTTGTAAGCCATGTCGATCACACAGAACACGATACAATGGTAATAGTTAGCGAATATGGTTATGCAGATTTGCGTGGTAAAAGCCCAAGAGAAAGAGCCGCTGAGATGATAAAAATAGCTCACCCTGATTACAGAGAAGCTTTGCAAGATTATTTTGATAGAGCTTGTGCTAATGAAAAAGCAGGCCATACGCCACATATTTTAGACGAAGCACTATCTTGGCATGATAGATTTAATAAAACAGGAACGATGAAAAAGGCGTAGGCTTTTTAAGTTGAAACTAGCCTAGCTCTTAATTCCCCAAGCCTGACGGATTTACGCACAAATTTAGGCAATTTCATCGCTCATTACCGCCACAGGTAACTTCGCTCGAAACTGCCTAAATTTGTGCGTAACTACGCCTATCTTGTCTTGAATATTTTTAGCTAATTAAATAAATTTAAAAATCTTATTTCAAGCGTTGCAATGCATTTATTGAATTCCGCACTTTTGGCGATTACAAAATTTAAAATCCCAAATTTTCATCTATCAAAACGACTTCGTATTCGCAGCCGTTTGGCGGATAATAAAACACGCTAAAACCACGACAAATTCGCTCTTTGCTATTGCAGTCATAACATTTATCGCCGTTTAATACGCACGGAGTTTTCACGCCAAATCTATTTGCATTTTTGACCGCAGCCACATTTCTAGCCCTGCTCATTGCACTATCAAAATCAGGTGCGATTTTGTTTTTGCCGACGACAAAATAAACCTTTTTGTGCCCGTAGCAAAGTGCGCCTATGCGATTTCCTGTGCCGTCGATATTGATGATTTGGCCACTCTGCGAAATGCCATTTACCGATGAAATGTAAATATCGGTCGTAAGGGCAATTTTGCGTGTCTCATCGGCACTTAAATTTTTATCAAGCACCCAGTGCCAGTAAGTGTCGTTGTGTGAATTTAGAGCTTCATAAAGCCCCATTTCTTTGATACTCATCGAGCCACCAAAGCCCACGCTTACGCCATTTATTTGCAAATTTAAATACTGCGTCGCTTTTTCTTTGTTTTCAAAAACACTGACCTTGTAGCCTAAATTTTCTAAATTTTTAGTTATCTTTTCAAAATCCATTTTCGCAACCTTTTTAAAAAATTACTCTAACATTTTATGAAAAATATACTTTGTTTGCTATAAAACAAATTTATCGCCGTTACAAGTTGGCAAAAAATTTTAAAATCCCAGAATAGCCGATTTTCAAAGCCAACACAAGTAGTATCGCAAAATTTAACACCTTAAAAAATTTGGTGCTGATTTTGTGTCTTAGCCAAATTCCTACATACAAACCAGCAATTGAAAACAAAGTTAGCAAAAATATTAGGGCATATTCGCTTTGTTCTAGTAAGAAATATTGCTCTTTTAGCATATAAATTTGCACGATTTTTGCTAGTAAAAAACACAGATTACTCGCCTTTGCAACACGATTTTTATCATCGCTTTGGCTAAATAAAAACATAAGCAAAATCGGCGACATAGCATTGGTCGAACCACCGATAATTCCTGCTAAAAATCCAAATAAAATCATATTTTTATTGTTTGAATTTATTTTAATGCTTTTAGCCTTGCCAAAAATATTTAGTAATCCATTAATCGAATAATACAGCGTAACACACGCCATAAGCAGATACAAATAAGAAACACTTAGTATCAAAAGTAGCTTCACACCCAAAATCGTGCCAATAACGCTACTAATAGCTAGTAATTTATAGCTTTTAGTGTAATACAAAATTTCTTGCAAAATACCCTGTTTGCTATGACTGCAAAGCACCAGTGCGCTCATTAATAAGCTAGGCAAGGCAACTAGGGCGACAACCTTTGATAACGGCATAAAAAACGCAAGTGTTGTGGTAGCCAACATAGGAAACCCCATGCCAGAAATTCCATGCAACAACGAAGCGATGATGAAAACGGCAGATAAGATTATACTTTGCATAAAATTTTACTCTAAAATTCAAATTTGACAATTATCGCAGTGTAACTTCAACCTAAATTTAAAAACCAAATGCCGATGATTTGTGGTGTTTTCGAACAAAACAAGCGAAAAACTAGGCGTCTGTCTGTTTGAGCGAGTTTTGTGACGAATCACCACAAAGCTAGGCTGAATTTCCATTGCAAATTTTGAATTGCCTATGCCGACGATTTTGCACCGAATTTGCATAAGATAAGACTTGATTTGTCTATCGTTGCAAATTCGGTGTAAAAGCTAGGCTGATTTCAACTTAAAAAGCCTACGCCTTTTTCATCGTTCCTGTTTTATTAAATCTATCATGCCAAGATAGTGCTTCGTCTAAAATATGTGGCGTATGTCCTGCTTTTTCATTAGCACAAGCTCTATCGAAATAATCTTGCAAAGCTTCTCTGTAATCAGGGTGAGCGATTTTTATCATCTCAGCGGCTCTTTCTCTTGGGCTTTTACCACGCAAATCTGCATAACCATATTCGCTAACTATTACCATTGTATCGTGTTCTGTGTGATCGACATGGCTTACAAAAGGAACGATTGAGCTTATTGCTCCACCTTTTGCAGTTGATGGCGTAAGGAATATAGAAATATAACCATTTCTTGCAAAATCACCGCTTCCGCCTATGCCGTTCATCATCTGTGTTCCCATAACATTTGTCGAATTTACATTTCCGTAAATGTCGGCTTCTAGCATTCCGTTCATTGCTATTACGCCAAGTCTTCTTATGACTTCCGGGTTGTTTGAAAGTTCTTGTGGGCGAAGGACTATGTGTTTGGAGTAGAAGTTGATGTTTTCGCGGAAGTCATCAACTGCATCAGGGCTAAGAGAGAGCGAAGCAGAGCTTGCCATTTCGACAACGCCGTCTTTGATTAAGTCTAAAAGTCCGTCTTGGATAACTTCTGTGTAGCATGTAAGGCCTTTGTATCCTGCTCGTTTAAGTCCAGCCAAAACGGCATTTGCGACATTGCCAATGCCAGATTGAAGTGGCAAAAGCGTATCTTTTGGCAACCTTCCAGCTTTTACTTCATTTTCAAAAAATTTAACGACATTATCTCCGATTGCGATTGAAATTTCATCAAGTGGAGTAAATTTATTAACACGATCTGGTGTGTTTGCTACTACTACGGCTACGACTTTATCTGGATCGACTGTTAAATATGGTGTTCCTATGCGATCATCGACTTTTGTGATATTTAGTGGCTTTCTATGTGGCGGAAGTCCGAGAGTCGCCACATCGTGAATTCCTTCTAATGCGGTTGGTTGGTAGTTATTTACTTCTAAAATAACCTTTTTAGCGATATTTAGCCATGTTTGATTATTACCGATTGAAGTCGAAGGTATCAATTTCCCGTCTTCTGTAATGCCCGAAATCTCAACAATAGCAAAATCCATTTCTCCAAAAAATCCAGATTCAGCATACTGAGCCAATGATGAAAGATGAATATCCATATATTTAGTTTTATTTGAATTTACTGATATTCGCATATCTTTATCTGTATTAAAAGGTGCCCTAAAACTAACGGCACCAGCTCTTGCTAAAACGCCGTCTAAATTTGGATCAGTTGAAGCTCCTGTTAGTGCTTTGATTTGAAATTCTTTGCCATCGGCGTGAAGTTTTTCTGCTCTTTGGGCTAATGCCATAGGCACAGCTATCGGAGCACCAGCGCCCACAAAACCGCTAAAACCGACTAATGCGTCATTTTGGACAAATTCAGCAGCTTTATCTGCCGAAACTACTTTGTCTAAAAAAACTTTGCTTTTGATTCTACTTGTGTCTGAACTTTGCATACTTGCGTAATCACTCATTTTTTTCTCCTAAAATTTAAATTGATTTGGCGATTATAATATTTTTTTGCTGTGATTATCCATATTTTTAAAAAAATTGATTTTTTTTAAGTTAAATTTAAAATTTAACTTCGAATTTGCAGTAGAGCAAAACCGAATTCACACAAATTTATAAATTTTAAAGCAAACTTTGGGTAAAATCCTAGTTTTTGCAACTAACTGCGTGAAGAAGTGTTTTCAAAATCACCGCTATTTTGAAAACAGTTGGTTTGATACTTTCGCCTGAAATTCGTTAAACCTAAGTGCAAGTTGCACCTAAGCGGAATAATTTTTTTAGGAGTGTAGGATGAAAGTTCGTCCTTCTGTGAAGAAGATGTGCGACAAATGTAAAGTCGTTAAGCGTAAAGGTGTTGTTCACATTATTTGTGAAAATCCAAAACATAAACAAAGACAAGGATAAGTTATGGCTCGTATTGCAGGTGTT contains the following coding sequences:
- the rplR gene encoding 50S ribosomal protein L18, which codes for MTANVLKRKLSLRIKRKRRIRANISGCPACPRISIFKSNRTIYVQAIDDVNGSTICASSGKSLNLKANKAGATELAKDFAAKLKDKKIEQGVFDRNGYLYHGVIAAFADALRENGIKL
- the rpsE gene encoding 30S ribosomal protein S5; the encoded protein is MEKYNREEFEEVIVNIGRVTKVVKGGRRFRFTALVVVGNRNGLVGYGFGKSKEVPDAIKKAVDDAFKNIIDVKLKGSTISHDIEVKYNASRILLKPASEGTGVIAGGSVRPVLELAGIKDILTKSLGSNNSSNVVRATMKALSMLKN
- the rplO gene encoding 50S ribosomal protein L15, with protein sequence MGLENLQKAAGSTKKTKRIGRGQGSGWGKTATKGGKGQTARKGYNEKRGFEGGQQPLQRRLPKVGFASKFEKPYVINVEKISAVKELSEITFETIASVHKFSNSVKKIKLIGASAKDLASKIKDEKIVTSGQK
- the secY gene encoding preprotein translocase subunit SecY, which codes for MKNPLLNKILITLGFLLAFRLLAYVPVPGVDVEVVKEFFKNNSDNALGMFNMFSGKAAERLSVISLGIMPYITASIIMELLAATFPNLGKLKKERDGMQKYMQIIRYATIAITIVQSIGVSIGLQSLTGNNGAPAIMTENSNEFIFISCVSMLAGTMLLMWIGEQITQRGIGNGTSLIIFAGIVSAIPAAIGGTVNLVNTGEMNFLVLFLILLIVLATVGIIIYVELGERRIPISYSRKVIMQNQNKRIMNYIPIKLNLSGVIPPIFASAVLMFPSTILQASTNPYIQKINDFLSPSGYFFNFLTFVLVVFFAYFYASIAFNSKDISENLKKQGGFVPGIRPGEGTATYLNDIASRLTFWGSIYLGLVTVIPWLLVKFMGVPFYFGGTSVLIVVSVALDTMRRIEAQIYMNKYQTLSAVGL
- the map gene encoding type I methionyl aminopeptidase, whose translation is MAITLKNAKDIEGLRAANKIVAAALDYAEEFLKPGMTLLEVDKKIDEFITSKGAYPAFKGLYGFPNAACLSLNEVIIHGIPDNTTLKEGDILGVDVGSKLNGYYGDSARTFPIGKISKEDEDLIACSKDALYHAIDFIKVGMHFKEVCFELEKFIKSRGFVPLIGFCGHGIGKKPHEEPEIPNYLEGNNPKAGPKIKNGMVFCIEPMICQKDGTAVIAKDKWTTTAKDGLRTSHYEHCLAVVNNKVEILSKSLKD
- the infA gene encoding translation initiation factor IF-1 yields the protein MAKDDVIEIDGNVIEALPNATFKVELDNKHVILCHIAGKMRMHYIKIMPGDRVKVELTPYSLDKGRITYRYK
- a CDS encoding GNAT family N-acetyltransferase — encoded protein: MSIKVREFRQDDIKFIIQIWNEVVENGVAFPQTELLDEISGFKFFSSQSFVGVAVETGANSDKKGEILGLYILHPNNVGRCAHIANASYAVAKNARGKGVGEILVRHSLLRAKELGFRIMQFNAVVANNEVALRLYEKLGFTKLGVIKGGFLNKNGIYEDIIPHYIELI
- a CDS encoding succinate CoA transferase, whose translation is MGISYEKFEVSDTSRVKNKEYLKKVISATKAAKLIPHGALIGFGGFVGAGAPIVVPMALAQRAEKLHAQGKEFQIKALTGASTDPNLDGVLARAGAVSFRAPFNTDKDMRISVNSNKTKYMDIHLSSLAQYAESGFFGEMDFAIVEISGITEDGKLVPSTSVGNAQNWLNIAKKVILEVNISQPLELEKLHDVAVLARSPYQKEIPINEVGDRIGTPYLTVDPDKVVAVVVANTPDRVNKFTPLDEISIAIGDNVVKFFEQEVKAGRLPKDTLLPLQSGVGNIPNAVLAALKKASYKELNFYTEVIQDGLLELIKEGIAGTVSSASLYLSFEATQDFRENINFYSKHIVLRPQELSNNPEVIRRLGVIAMNGMLEADIYGNVNSTNVMGTQMMNGIGGSGDFARNGYISIFLTPSTAKGGAISSIVPFVSHVDHTEHDTMVIVSEYGYADLRGKSPRERAAEMIKIAHPDYREALQDYFDRACANEKAGHTPHILDEALSWHDRFNKTGTMKKA
- a CDS encoding lactate utilization protein, producing the protein MDFEKITKNLENLGYKVSVFENKEKATQYLNLQINGVSVGFGGSMSIKEMGLYEALNSHNDTYWHWVLDKNLSADETRKIALTTDIYISSVNGISQSGQIINIDGTGNRIGALCYGHKKVYFVVGKNKIAPDFDSAMSRARNVAAVKNANRFGVKTPCVLNGDKCYDCNSKERICRGFSVFYYPPNGCEYEVVLIDENLGF
- a CDS encoding sulfite exporter TauE/SafE family protein, with the protein product MQSIILSAVFIIASLLHGISGMGFPMLATTTLAFFMPLSKVVALVALPSLLMSALVLCSHSKQGILQEILYYTKSYKLLAISSVIGTILGVKLLLILSVSYLYLLMACVTLYYSINGLLNIFGKAKSIKINSNNKNMILFGFLAGIIGGSTNAMSPILLMFLFSQSDDKNRVAKASNLCFLLAKIVQIYMLKEQYFLLEQSEYALIFLLTLFSIAGLYVGIWLRHKISTKFFKVLNFAILLVLALKIGYSGILKFFANL
- a CDS encoding acetyl-CoA hydrolase/transferase family protein; this encodes MSDYASMQSSDTSRIKSKVFLDKVVSADKAAEFVQNDALVGFSGFVGAGAPIAVPMALAQRAEKLHADGKEFQIKALTGASTDPNLDGVLARAGAVSFRAPFNTDKDMRISVNSNKTKYMDIHLSSLAQYAESGFFGEMDFAIVEISGITEDGKLIPSTSIGNNQTWLNIAKKVILEVNNYQPTALEGIHDVATLGLPPHRKPLNITKVDDRIGTPYLTVDPDKVVAVVVANTPDRVNKFTPLDEISIAIGDNVVKFFENEVKAGRLPKDTLLPLQSGIGNVANAVLAGLKRAGYKGLTCYTEVIQDGLLDLIKDGVVEMASSASLSLSPDAVDDFRENINFYSKHIVLRPQELSNNPEVIRRLGVIAMNGMLEADIYGNVNSTNVMGTQMMNGIGGSGDFARNGYISIFLTPSTAKGGAISSIVPFVSHVDHTEHDTMVIVSEYGYADLRGKSPRERAAEMIKIAHPDYREALQDYFDRACANEKAGHTPHILDEALSWHDRFNKTGTMKKA
- the rpmJ gene encoding 50S ribosomal protein L36, whose amino-acid sequence is MKVRPSVKKMCDKCKVVKRKGVVHIICENPKHKQRQG